One window of the Oncorhynchus keta strain PuntledgeMale-10-30-2019 chromosome 31, Oket_V2, whole genome shotgun sequence genome contains the following:
- the LOC118364400 gene encoding deoxyribonuclease-2-alpha-like isoform X1 translates to MLSLVVLLILFQPGEGGTSPISCYNDEGEAVDWFYLYKLPHVDREFPNDGQSYLLMDKGSEGWTDGKVLVNDSSGALGRTVGQLYEQGKNEDIAYILYNDQRPPEEGERGFGFLSSRGGHTKGVVLLDKTQGYWLVHSTPHFPPVKEIGQYSYPGSGVQNGQNFICVTYPLERFQAIGEQLQINQPNVYDCGVPASLASLVPALADVCNNSQGQMAYSNLPHTQPASNRSVPLTSLGGTEFISFAKGRSFNNDLYHSWVAPSLQSDLLVQFWIRSTGILPSDCSLGWKVLDIQLISPGGRITFKASNDHSKWAVSTTGGGVDRAAGWVCVGDINRNEAEEKRGGGTVCLQDATVWKAYRTAALECEMCGGGTSGCDVDVEDARHYQGDMKQ, encoded by the exons ATGTTGTCACTTGTTGTCCTGCTGATCCTGTTTCAACCAGGAGAGGGAGGCACCTCACCTATCTCCTGTTACAATGATGAAGGGGAAGCTGTTGACTG GTTCTATCTCTACAAACTCCCCCATGTTGATCGTGAATTTCCCAACGATGGACAGAGTTATCTACTGATGGACAAAGGGAGCGAGGGATGGACGGATGGAAAAGTGTTGGTGAATGACAGCTCTGGAGCCCTGGGGAGGACAGTGGGCCAGCTGTATGAGCAGGGGAAG AATGAAGACATTGCATACATCCTGTACAATGACCAGAGACCACccgaggagggagaaagaggattTGGTTTCCTTAGTAGCCGAGGTGGCCACACCAAAG gtGTTGTCTTATTGGACAAGACACAGGGCTACTGGTTGGTCCACAGCACCCCTCATTTCCCCCCTGTAAAGGAAATCGGGCAATATTCCTACCCAGGTAGTGGTGTACAGAACGGACAGAACTTCATCTGTGTGACCTACCCACTGGAACGCTTTCAGGCCATTG GAGAGCAGTTGCAGATCAACCAGCCCAATGTGTATGACTGTGGTGTCCCTGCTTCCTTGGCCTCTCTGGTGCCCGCACTGGCTGACGTCTGTAACAATAGCCAAGGGCAGATGGCCTATAGCAACTTACCGCACACCCAACCTGCATCCAATCGCAGTGTGCCTCTCACCTCATTGGGTGGAACCGAGTTCATTAGCTTTGCCAAGGGGAGATCATTCAATAATG ATCTGTACCACTCCTGGGtggctccctccctccagtcagaCCTCCTAGTCCAGTTCTGGATCCGCTCCACTGGCATCCTGCCCTCTGACTGCTCCCTGGGCTGGAAGGTCCTGGACATCCAGCTTATCTCCCCAGGCGGGAGGATCACCTTCAAGGCCTCCAACGACCACTCCAAGTGGGCCGTGAGTACCACCGGGGGTGGGGTGGATAGAGCTGCTGGCTGGGTGTGTGTGGGCGACATCAACCGGAACGaggctgaggagaagagagggggcggGACAGTGTGCCTGCAGGACGCCACGGTGTGGAAGGCCTATCGGACAGCGGCGCTGGAGTGTGAGATGTGCGGGGGAGGGACTAGCGGGTGTGATGTGGACGTAGAGGATGCAAGGCACTACCAGGGAGATATGAAGCAGTAA
- the LOC118364400 gene encoding deoxyribonuclease-2-alpha-like isoform X2: MDKGSEGWTDGKVLVNDSSGALGRTVGQLYEQGKNEDIAYILYNDQRPPEEGERGFGFLSSRGGHTKGVVLLDKTQGYWLVHSTPHFPPVKEIGQYSYPGSGVQNGQNFICVTYPLERFQAIGEQLQINQPNVYDCGVPASLASLVPALADVCNNSQGQMAYSNLPHTQPASNRSVPLTSLGGTEFISFAKGRSFNNDLYHSWVAPSLQSDLLVQFWIRSTGILPSDCSLGWKVLDIQLISPGGRITFKASNDHSKWAVSTTGGGVDRAAGWVCVGDINRNEAEEKRGGGTVCLQDATVWKAYRTAALECEMCGGGTSGCDVDVEDARHYQGDMKQ, encoded by the exons ATGGACAAAGGGAGCGAGGGATGGACGGATGGAAAAGTGTTGGTGAATGACAGCTCTGGAGCCCTGGGGAGGACAGTGGGCCAGCTGTATGAGCAGGGGAAG AATGAAGACATTGCATACATCCTGTACAATGACCAGAGACCACccgaggagggagaaagaggattTGGTTTCCTTAGTAGCCGAGGTGGCCACACCAAAG gtGTTGTCTTATTGGACAAGACACAGGGCTACTGGTTGGTCCACAGCACCCCTCATTTCCCCCCTGTAAAGGAAATCGGGCAATATTCCTACCCAGGTAGTGGTGTACAGAACGGACAGAACTTCATCTGTGTGACCTACCCACTGGAACGCTTTCAGGCCATTG GAGAGCAGTTGCAGATCAACCAGCCCAATGTGTATGACTGTGGTGTCCCTGCTTCCTTGGCCTCTCTGGTGCCCGCACTGGCTGACGTCTGTAACAATAGCCAAGGGCAGATGGCCTATAGCAACTTACCGCACACCCAACCTGCATCCAATCGCAGTGTGCCTCTCACCTCATTGGGTGGAACCGAGTTCATTAGCTTTGCCAAGGGGAGATCATTCAATAATG ATCTGTACCACTCCTGGGtggctccctccctccagtcagaCCTCCTAGTCCAGTTCTGGATCCGCTCCACTGGCATCCTGCCCTCTGACTGCTCCCTGGGCTGGAAGGTCCTGGACATCCAGCTTATCTCCCCAGGCGGGAGGATCACCTTCAAGGCCTCCAACGACCACTCCAAGTGGGCCGTGAGTACCACCGGGGGTGGGGTGGATAGAGCTGCTGGCTGGGTGTGTGTGGGCGACATCAACCGGAACGaggctgaggagaagagagggggcggGACAGTGTGCCTGCAGGACGCCACGGTGTGGAAGGCCTATCGGACAGCGGCGCTGGAGTGTGAGATGTGCGGGGGAGGGACTAGCGGGTGTGATGTGGACGTAGAGGATGCAAGGCACTACCAGGGAGATATGAAGCAGTAA